Genomic window (Paenibacillus sp. PK3_47):
CATGACAAGGAGTTGTCCGCCATTATTGGTACATTAATAGAAGAAGTATAAAGAAAGAGGTGGAAGTCATGCAGGCAAGTATTCAGCCCGTAGTTACATGGAGTCAAAACCGGATTTTTGCAGGCACTGTCCAAAATTTAGAGCTGCTTGTGGAATGGAGCGGAAGCTCCGGCAATCAGGATTTTCGCAAAAAAAGCCGTAAGGTGGCGGCACGGGAAATCGAGCTGAGAATTTGGCTTGAATCACATATGACACTGAGCGGCTGCCATGGCTGCAATGCGGAGCGAGGCGAAGGAGGATCCTTTCTGTTTAAGCTTGGAAAAATCCATTCCGGAAGCCGCAAATACATTGGTCTTGCGTTCACCACAGCAGCAATGCCGGCCGGAGTTCATGAAGCCATCTGGATGCAGTGGCAGTATAAGCAGCCGCCGGCGGAGCGGATCCGTGAGCTGCCTTTGAACAAGCTGAGTCTGGAATATACACATCATACGGATATTCTAAACGCGGCGACTTGTTTCCACGTAGAAAAGCATATGGAGCTTCTCAAAGCGGCCGAAGCCATGGAAGCGCTAGCGGTACTGCGGTCCCGGGAACCTGATCAGAAGGTATACGAGAAGCTGCGCAGGCAAGCGGACAAGGTGCTGCTGCTGGCTGCACGCTCAGGAGATCTGCAATTGGTCAAAGAAGCTGAAATGTTGTATAAGCAGTTGAGTGTTTAAAATTTGATATATGAATGACCGATTGGTCATACCTTAAACGTCGGATAATACCGATATACATACATAATAGAAGCAGTCATCAGAGACAAAGAAAATTTAAGGAAAAATATTACTATAATTGCGCAGATAAATAGTACAATGAATCTATTGCCTATTGTTAACATGGTTAATTTAGCCCTTGTTAGCAGGTATGCATTTACTTCGTAAACATAAAAAATGGGTCTACTTTACCATGAATCAAGGGGAACTGAAAATGACAGACCGATTGATCCGGCTAATGCGTATCATTACGCTAGTTCAAGCCAAACCGGGAATTTTGGCACGAGAGCTTGCGGAGCGCTGCGGCAACAGTGAGAGAACGATTTACCGGGATATGGATGCGCTTAGTGCCATGCATATTCCAATTACCCACCTGGGGCATGGCAAGGGATATGCTTTTATCGGGAATTTTGCATTGTACCCTTTAGATTTGTCGGAAGAGGAAGCGGCCGCATTTTCGCAGCTCGGCAGCATCATGAGAGACATCAAACCATTACTGCCTCCTGAATTTGAAGACGCCTATGAAAAAATAATGGCAGCTGAATACAAGCAAACGGCGGAAAGGGAAGAAAAGATGGAGAGTGTAAAAACGGAGGCCTGGCGGCTCTGGACAGAGAGGAGCAATGCCCGGACTGAGCCGTCGCCTTTTCTGACAGGAATTCTGTCAGCCATGATGAAGCAGAGGAGCATCCTTGCGGATTATTATGAGAATAATTATGAGGAAAAAGAGCTCCGGATTGACCCGTATTGCCTTGTTCCGCTGGAAAACCGTTACTATCTTATCGGGTTCTGCCACCGGTTCGGGCTGATCCGGGCTTTTCATATCAGCGGATTTGCAGGTGTCGAGACGCTTAACCACCGCTTTTCCAAGGAGCTGTTTGACCTGCAGGCTTTTATGAAGCAGAAGTGGTCGCTGGATCAGGACAGTCTGCAGGTGGAGTTCAAAGTCCGGCTTTCCGAGCGGATGATGGAGTGGATCAGAGATGATGAAATGATGTTCAAGCCGGTAAAGATTGACCGGGAACGCTGCTGCCTTCATTTCAAGGTTGCTGTCGAACAGGATATCGGTTTTGTCCGCTGGATTATGGGCTTTGAAGAGGAAGCGGAGCTGCTGGAGCCGTTTTATTACCGGGACATGCTGAGGGAGCAGCTGGATAAGTGGCTGATGCTCTATAAATAACGTGGAATTATAACGATTATAGAAGTACTCCGGATAATCCCTTCAGGTGAAGCTGCGCATGAAGGGATTCTATGTGTTGCAGAATCGTTGAATGATTGTGAATAATTATATACTATTCATAACTGATTATATTCAAGCATAACGAAACGTATAGAAAACAAATACTGCTTATGCTAGAATTACATCAAAATATACAAAGATACATAAGCGGGAGGAATAAAAATGTACAAGAAATTAATGGCGGTAGTCGTCGCCGTACTGCTTGCTGCTGGGCTATCCGCTGTTCCGGAGAAGCAGGCTGGAGCGGCCAAGAAAACGGAAATTATCGTGTCAGCGGCGGCAAGCCTGCAGGACAGCCTTGATAAGATAGCCCTTCAGTATGAGAAACAGCATCCGGAGATTGATCTGGTCTTTAACTATGGCGCTTCCGGTACACTGCAGAAGCAGATTGAACAGGGGGCACCGGCTGATTTATTCTTCTCTGCAGGCGATAAGCAGATGGCAGCGCTGGTGGATAAGGGTCTCATTTCCACACGTACAGGACTGCTGAAGAATCAGCTGGTACTGGTGGTGCCTGCAGGCTCCAAAGCCGAGTTCACAACCATCACACAGCTTACGGATAAAGCCTTTAAGAAGATTGCAGTAGGCCAGCCGGAATCGGTGCCGGCAGGACAATATGCGCAGCAGGCGCTGACGGCCAAAAAACTGTGGGAGCCGCTGCAGAGCAAGCTTGTCTTTGCCAAGGATGTACGGCAGGTGCTCTCTTATGTAGAAACAGGAAATGTGGATGCCGGATTTGTCTACAAAACCGATGCTTTGACTTCCAAGAAAGTAAAGATCGCTCTTACAGTAGGGGCGCATGTTCATAAGGCAATAAACTATCCAGTAGGCCTTGTGAAGGGTTCTGGGCATCAGGCAGAGGCCAAGGCTTTCTACAATTACGTTCAGACGAAAGCGGCGGGTGAGGTTTTTACCGCATACGGCTTTCAGCTGGCAAAATAATCATGCGATTAGCGTGCAAGCGGGGTGGAAGCTGATGGGGATCAATTGGAGTGATTTTTTCGCCCCGGTCTGGCTTTCGGTCAAAATTGCTGTAATTACCAGTATCCTCGTGTTCATCCTGGCGACCTTCGCGGCAAAGCTGATGGCAGGACGGAAGTTTCCGGGCTACAGCCTGGTTGAAACGGTCATGCTGCTGCCGCTGGTCCTGCCTCCGACGGTAGTCGGATTCGTGCTTCTGGTCATCCTGGGCCGGAGGAGCTGGATCGGGAGGCTGTATGAGCAGTTAACGGAGCAGACGATTCTGTTTACCTGGGGAGCGGCAGTGATTGCTGCAGTGGTTGTCGCCTTTCCGCTCGTCTACCGGACGGTGAAGGCGGGATTTGAAGGTGTGGAAAAGGATCTGGAGGATGCCGCACGTGCGCAGGGGGCAAGCGAGCTTCAGGTACTGAGGTTTGTGACGCTTCCGCTGGCCGGCCGTTCACTGGCTGCAGGGTATGTACTCGGGTTCGCCCGCGGGCTCGGGGAGTTCGGGGCGACAATCATGGTGGCCGGCAATATACCGGGCCGCACCCAGACGGTACCAACCGCTATATATGTAGCTGTCGATGGCGGAGACATGACGATGGCCTGGATGTGGGTCTGCTCCATTATCGCGATATCAGCGGTTATGCTGATGTTCGTCAACAAGCGTTCAAGATAAAGAATAGACATACATAAACCTCCGGGTCTGCCAGGCTTCACGGCAGATCCGGAGGTTTGTTGTTTGTCCCGTATTAAGTTTCGAAGATTACTCTTCCCGTATCTGTAAGGTCATAGCCGTGAATGGAGCTCAGCTCATTCTTGAAGGCCGGGGAGCGCAGGATGTCAATGACGCTGTTGACCCACGGATCATGCTCCGGCTTCTTGATCATCACCAGATCATAGCGCTCCTTAATAAGCGGAATGAAATCGACGCCGTCGATGATTCTGGAGGCTTTCTCGGTGCCGATGCCGACATCGGCTTCACCGCGCGCGACTACGCCGGCTACGGCGAGGTGGCTGTTCTCTTCGCGGCTGTAGCCGCTGATGCCGGCAGAGCGGATGCCATGGAGGCGAAGCTGCTCGTCCAGGAGCACACGGGCCCCCGACCCGAGCTCGCGGTTAATAAGGGTAAGGCCCTTCTGCTGCAGATCCCGCCAGCCGGTGATGCCTTTGGGATTGCCTTTTTGAACATATAAGCCGGCACTGCGGGCCAGCATGTGCACCACAATGTAAGAGAAGCCGACGAGCAGCTTGCGGATGTACGGCAGGTTATACTCTCCGGTATCGCCATCCAGCAGATGCGTGCTGACAATGTCGGATTCACCGTGATACATGGCAATCAGGCTGTCCAGGCTGCCGGCATAGGAGCGGAGCGGCCTTGCCGACGGCAGGCTGCGCTCCAGATGGGTGGCCAGAATGTCCAGCGACATGTCCTGGCCGGTGATGACGATGTTGAAGCCGGCGGACTTGGCGGCTGGCGCCGGCTGCTGTGACAGGTGAAGCGGCGTGGAGAAGGTGGCCGGCGGAAGCGTAAAGGGAGCGTGGGGCGGAGCAGAGGATGCAGCTCCTGATCCGGCTGCAGGAGCAGATGCTGCACCGCTGCGTGAATTCTGCTTATAGGCCTCCAGATCGGAGAAATCCACACGCATCTGCTTTCCGACACGGTAGGAGGGCAGTTCGCCCTTTTTAATCAAATCGTATACTTTGAGCTTCGATATCTTCAAGAGCCGGGCAATTTCCTCGGTGGTGTAGGAAGTGTTCTCGTGCTCAGGCATAATTATAGCCTCCTAAAGGATGCACTGCGGCAGTGCCCTGAGTAAATCCTCATCATAGCTCAAGACTACCTTATTTTGAGGTGCTGCGCAATGAACAGCCTTAGGGGGCGGATGTAGCGATCAAAAGGCCAGATGTCTGTCTTTATTCACCTGCTGCCTGTCGGATAGACCGATCAGCTCGGACACGGTAACGAACTTAAACCCCTTTTTTTTCAGCTCCGGCAGAATAATTTTAAGTGCCTCTTTGGTCTGCGACTGTCCGTGGACATAGTCATGGAACAGCACGATATCACCGTTTCTGGCATTGCGGATCACTTTACTGGATATATTCCATACACCCGGGCGGTTCCAGTCGCGGGTATCCTGATGCCAGGACCACAGCACCGGACGCAGCCCCATGCTGTTGGAGACATCCACCAGCGTCTGATCATACATTCCGCCGGGCGGTCTGAACAGGCTGCTGTGCCTGCCGGACACCTTGAATATTTCCTGTTCAGTCAGTTCAAGCTCCTTCTGGATTTGCTGCTGGGATACAGGAGCTTTGAAGTACACATGATTATAGGTATGATTCGCCAGCTCATGGCCTTCGGTAATGACCCGTCTGGCGACATCAGGGTAAGCGGCAATCTTTTTACCGATGGCAAAGAAGGTGCATTTGGCATTGTGTTCCTGCAGCACATCCAGAATCTCTCCGGTTTCATCGGGGTCAGGCCCATCGTCGAAGGTGAGGGCAATCACCTTTTGATTTGTATGCACCTCCCAGATCATCTCGCCCCGCTGTTCGTAATAATCACGGTTTTTGACATTCGGGCTGCTCATGGCTGTACCTGCCGTGCCAAGAACAAGTGCGGTGGAGATCAGCAGCAGGGCTGTATTTCTGCAGCTTGCTTTCATGGGTTCACTATCCTTCCAGGCGTGTCCCGCAGCAGTTCAAGGGACGGGGGTGTTTTTGTATAGAATGCGCCTTATTCCTGATGAAATATTCAATGCGGCATACAAACCGTAAAGTTTCTATTTTAGAGTGAAAGTTATGCTGAAAATGACTTATAATGTAGTACTAAATACAGAATTAGGGATAGGGGGAGCGGATATGACATTAATTGAAAAAAGAGAGCACCGGCAATATCCGGAGATTACCCGCCTGGAGACCTCGAGAGCCGCTTATGAACGCGATTATTCGCGTCTGATCCATTCGCCGACTTTCCGCCGGCTGCAGGGCAAATCACAGGTGTTCGGCGCCGGGACCGGCGACTACTACCGGACGCGACTGACCCATTCACTGGAGGTAGCGCAAATTGCCCGGGAGGCAGCCAAAAGCCTGCTGCGCTCTTACCCTGAAGTGGAGACCGGGCAGGCTGAGAATCCCGGCCTTGTCATTGATCCGGAAGTGGTGGAATGTGCAGCCATCGCCCATGATTTCGGACATCCGCCTTTTGGCCACAAGGGCGAAGAAGTACTGGACAGCATTCTGGAGCAGCTGATCGCGAAGAAGACCGATGATGAGGTGCTCAAATCCGGTGCCGGTACGGTACAGAAGCAGACGATTCATGAAAATATGAAGCGCAAATACGAGCATTTTGAAGGCAATGCCCATAATTTCCGGCTGATTATGTTTCTCGAAAAACGGGAGAACATCGACGGCTTGAACCTGTCAGATGCCGTGCTCCTGGGCATTAACAAATATCCTTTTCCGGGAACGGTACTGAAGAAGGGCCTGTATCTCCATGAATGGGATTATATTTCGGAGATCCGGCGGGAGTGGGGAGTGCCGGAAGGCAAGAAAACGCTGGAAGCCCAGCTGATGGACCTCTGTGATGACATTGCCTATTCTGCGCATGATCTGGAGGACGGCATTAAAGCAGGCAAAATTGAAGTGCATGAGCATTTCATGCATGATTCCTACATCCGGAAGCTGATTGTCGAGAAAATCACCACGCTGGAGGATTTCTTCTGGAAAGGCTGGGAGGAGGGGCAGATCAGCATCAAGGTAGAGGAAGTGCTGAGTTCATTCCTCAGAGTGTGGATGGAGAAAATGCCCACCTGCGAAAATGACTATTCCCGGACCCGGCGGGAAGTAAAGGCGTATTGGGTCAGCACCTTTGTCGCCAGCCTTGGTGTTATTCCGGACGGAGACTGGAAGAAGGTTACGTTCATTAAAGAGGGCAGGGAGGATGAGGACATGCTGCGGACAGTCAGTGTGCTCAAAAGCTTTGCCTGGGTGACGATGATCCGCGACCTGCGTGTGCAGCGCCTCCAAAAACGCAGCGAGTGGATTCTGCGCAGGCTGTGGGCAGCCTTCAATGATCCCGAGACGTCAAAGGCAATCATTCCAAGTGACTGGCTGCAGCGTTTTGAAAAGGATCAGCGGAGCAGCCGGCCCATCTGGACATGGGAGCATATGGTGATTGATTACATCGCGGGCATGACAGATGCTTTTGCCGAGAAGATATATAACGAGCTGTATGGGCTTAAGGTCGGTTCAATCTATGACCTCGATTAGACTTATTGCTTAATTTCTGGATAAGCTGCACATGCTAAAGCGCCGCAAGACAGACCCTGACGGGTCCGTTTTGCGGTTTTTTATGGTCTTTGCTTTTGAATTATGGTCTTGATTTTTGATTTCTGGTCTTGTATTGTTGTAATTTGTTATTATTTTGTTATTATAAAATCCACGGTTTTTTTAATTATGATATTTGCTGCTTAGAGTCATTAGTTATAATTAAACCTTTGAAATATGCGGGTTTATTCAGGATAATAGCCTTTGTTTGGAATACGGTTAATTGGTCTTTGTTTAAATTTAATAGAGATTTTAGTATTTTGTTATTGTTAATTTGTTATTACAATGCTAATATTACCAATGAGTTATTATATATTTCTGTAAGGCGGAGAGGAAAAGCGGTATACACGTTACGTTTATCTTGTAAGCCTTTACACAGGAGGAGGAAAAGGTAGTGAAGAGGTTTAGAAAAAGTTTTCTGCTGTTTCTTACGGCCGTTATGATGCTGTCGATGGCTGTACCTGCACTGGGTGCAGGCGGCAGCGAGAACCTTGGTACACACTGGGCCAAAGACAGTATCGGTACATGGCAGGGGAACGGAGTGATCCGCGGCTATCCTGACGGAACGTTCAGACCGGATAACCTTGTTACCAGGGCTGAGCTGGTCAGCATCATCAACAAGCTGTTCGGATTCAGTGCGCCCGCGGAGTATACATTCTCGGATGTGCCGGCAGGAGCATGGTATGCCACAGACCTGGCGGTAGCAAAGCAGGCAGGATATTATAAGGGGTTTCCGGACAACAAAGCGAAAGCGGATACAAAGATAAGCCGCCAGGATACGGCGACACTGCTCGCCTCGGTTTTTGCCCTACAGCCGGGCAATCATCCTGCCGCTGAATTTACAGACCACAGCAATATCAGCGCTTATGCCGCAGAGGCGGTCCAGGCGCTTCAGGGAATCCTTAACGGTTATCCTGACGGAAGCTTCCGTCCGGACCGCCCCATCACCAGGGCAGAGGCGGTTAGCATTGTGGACCGGCTGGTCAGCCGGTATTACAACACCGCTGGAACCTTTGAGGGCGGCAGCATTCAGGGGAATGTTCTGATTAACCGCAGCGGAGTGGTGTTCAAAGACAGCGGTGTATCCGGGAATTTATATTTAACTCCCGGCATCGGCAGCGGTGAAGCCGTTTTGGAGAAGGTGACTGTTCAAGGAGCGGTATACATTGCCGGAGGCGGTGAGAATTCAATTCATATCAGCGATTCCCGCCTGGCATCGGCGGTAGTGAAGCGTATGGACGGCAAGGTCCGTATTGCGGCGGAAGGGGACACATCGGTCGGCCAGCTTACTGTTGAAAGCGCCTCTGTTTTGGAAATCGGCCCCGGGGCGGTCATTACTGAGGCGGTCATCGGCAGCGGTGCAGCCGGTACCTCCATTACAGGCAAAGGCACGATTACCAGTCTTATCGTCCGTGCTTCTTCAGTAAGCCTTAACGGCCAAACCTTGACAGAAGGAAGCTACTCTGTGAGCAACGGGGCTACTGCACCGGCTGCAGCAGCTGCCGGAAGCCCCGCAGGTTCCGGCAGTTCAGGGAATTCTGGCGGCGGTGGCGGTAATGGTGGAGGAGGCTCTGCGGCAACGACCATTCATATTGCGGACCCTGGGGCAACAGCTGCTACGAAATCCCTGTTCGCTTATCTGGATGAGATGAGCGGCAAGCAGATCATGTTCGGGCATCAGCATGATACGACTGTATCTTTTGCCGGCAAGGATACCGCCGGTAACGTGATTTCAGATGTGTACAGCGCAACGGGCGATTATCCTGCCGTCTTTGGCTGGGATACGCTCAGCTTGGACGGTTATGAGAATCCTCCGGGTGTAAGCGGGAATTATGAAGCAAGCAGGCTCGGCCTGACTGCAGCGATGAAGCACGCGCATAAGCTGGGCGGCATCGTTACCCTAAGCACACATCCATACAATTTTGTGACTGGAGGAAACTTCAATGATACAGGCAATTCCAAAGGTGCAACCTCGTCGGTAGTGGCGCGTATTCTGCCCGGAGGCGACAGGAACAGCGCATTCAACCTCTATCTCGACCGTATTGCCGATTTTGCGAACAATCTGAAGGACGATGAGGGCGATCTGATTCCGGTTCTGTTCCGGCCGTTCCATGAGCAGAACGGCGGCTGGTTCTGGTGGGGGGCTGCAACGACCACCAAAAGTGAATACGCCGAACTGTACCGTTACACCGTAGAATATCTGCGCGACATTAAGGGCGTTCATAACTTCCTGTATGTCTTTTCTCCAAACGGCCCGTTCAACGGGAATGAGGATGAATATTTAACCACCTATCCGGGTGATCAGTATGTGGATATTCTCGGTATGGACCAGTACGACAACAAGGATAATGCAGGTTCGGAGGCATTCCTGGGCGGTCTTGTAAAGGATCTGCGCATGATCTCCAGTCTGGCCCGGGAGAAGAACAAAATCGTTACCCTGTCAGAATACGGCTACAGCGCTTCGGGAATGAAGACAGCCGGCAACAATGAGCTGGAATGGTTCACCAAGATCCTGAATGCCATCAAGGCAGACCCGGATGCGGCACGGATCTCCTACATGCTGACCTGGGCCAACTTCGGCGAAGGCAACAATCTGTATGTTCCATACAAGAATGTGCCGAACAAAGCCGATCATGAGCTGCTTCCGGACTTTATAAAATACTATGAAGACCCGTATACGGCGTTTGCCGGGGAAGTGAAGGCTGACAATAAATACGGGCGTGTTGTAAATACGGCGGCAAAGGAGCCGTTCCTGCACATTGTGACTCCGAACAATATCGGTACAGTAACGGAATCGACTTCGGTTATCCGTGCGAAAGCCGCCAATATGCAGTCTGTCAAAGTCACTTATTCAGTGGGTGCAGCAGGCGCTGAAACCGAAATGACACTGGGAGCTGACGGCTATTATACTGCTGCCTGGCAGCCTGATTCCACCCTCAACGGCAGTTCTGCCGACATTACGGTAAAAGCTTACGGGACAGGTGATGTTTTACTTACGCAAACCATCTCGGTATTTGTGAAGATCAGTGAGGTTCCGCTGACACGGATCACATTTGATAGCCTGGCGGATCTGCAGCTGGTGCAGAACAACGGCACCTGGTCGGGTCTGGCCGGCAACGGAGAAACCATCAAGACCGGTTTCCAGCATGCATTTATGGATGGGGACGGAAAGCTGAAGATTGATATCACTGAAGGACTGTCCGCAGAGGACACGTGGCAGGAATTGAAGCTGCAGCTTACACCGGCAGCGCTGGATGGAGTGGATCTCGCCAAAGCCGGACGTGTGAATTTCAGTGCACTCATACCTGAATCCGCGCAAAATGCCTCCGGAAACGCAGCGGTGCGCGGTGTTATCCAGCTGCCGGAGGACTGGAACACGAAATACGGGATGGATTCCAGCTATAAGGCATTGTCCGACCTGCCAAAAATTACGGTGGCCGGCGTATCCTACTATAAATTTGATGTCTCCATAGATCTGGATAATGCAGGGAAAACAGCGGCTGCGACAGGCCTGGCCATTTCCATTGTCGGCAGCGGACTTGTCTCAGAAGGCATTCTGCCAATTTATGTGGATGATGTGGGGCTCTTCAATATCTACTCAGCACCGGTATCCGACAAAGCGCTGGTCGATGATTTTGAAGCCTATGGTTCCAGCGACGATGCGCTTGCCGCCAAATATCCCAAAGCGGGCGGTGATGATATCGGAGTCTCCCTGAGCGCAGACCGCAAGCACTCGGGCAATTTTGGAATGAAGCTGCGCTACAGCATCAACAGTGCAGGATATGCCGGGGCCGGCAAAAGCCTGGGGGCGCTGGATTGGTCGGAATATAATGCGCTCAGTATGTGGATTGCTTCCGAAGGCAGCGCTTCCTACGCTGAAACAGGCGAGCCCCTGAAGCTGGTGGTCCAGCTGGTCATTGACGGCGGTTATTTCGAAGCTTATCCGGTCATTGCTCCAGGAACAAACGGGCAGGTGGTTATAAGTCTTAAAGATCTTGCCGGAATGAGCTGGGGCAAGGGCGGCGCGCTCACCGGGGAAAGGCTGAAGCAGGTGCAGAGCTTCAATCTGTATGTGAACTCGATGGATGGCGGCGCGCATGAAGGCGTACTGTATTTTGATGATATCAAGGCCATTTATGATCCGGCTCTTCCTGATCTGTCCGGTGAGAACGGCGGACAGCCGGAAGCCCATGCGCCGGGAATCCTGTATCAGTTCACAAGTGCCGGAGACATTGCTGGCTGGACAGCTGCTAACGGCAGCAGCGCCAATGCCGGAACTCCGGTATTTGCTGAAGAGGAGCAGGCGGTCAGTGTGGCTTTTGCTCTGGTAAACACCGGGCAGAACGATGACGGCAGTTTCAAGCAATCCTTTGAGCTTGCGGTGGACCCGGCGAAGCTGAATATTACCGGACTGGATACCCTTACTGCAAAAGTGAAGCTGTCCGGCGGCAGCGCCAAAGCGCGTCTGTTCATCAAGACCGGGGCAGGCTGGACCTGGACGGACAGCGGAACTCCGGTCACGGTGGATGCCAGCGGCTACACGGCCTTGTCGATTTCTTTGCCGGATGCTGCAAAAGCGGACGGTGCAGATCTGTCTGCGGTAAAAACCATCGGGGTGAAGATAGAGGACATCTCAAATGACGGCGGAACCTCCAATCTGTATCTGAAGGAAGTAACTCTGGCTGCTGCAGTGCAGTAAGATCATTTTGGGTCTTAAAAACGGTGAGGTAATAGCGGATTAACTGCGTCATAGAACAAAAGATTAAGGCAGTGATTCTCCTGTTAGGAGGGTCGCTGCCTTTTGTTATAATTTAAAGGAAACCGTTAAATATCTTAAAAATCTCATATGCTTTTACCGAAGTACAGAGTATAATCTACTTTTCGCTCATTTATGAAAATGATTGAACGGCAAAAATGAAGGGATCTTCCGGCTGGTCGGCTCGATCCGCAGCATTTCCGAGCAGACACATCTTCTGGCCATCAATGCTGCGATTGAAGCGGCCAGGGCAGGCGATGCCGGACGCGGATTTGCGGTAATGGCACAGGAAGTGCGCAAGCTGTCTGAAGAAGTGCAGCAGACCGTATCCGAAATTACAGCTATTAATGAAGGCATTCAGGCTGACTCGAGGGAAATGGTCCAGCAGCTGCGGGAAGGTGTTCTGATTACAGGGGAAGGCAGCCGGCAGATTGCAGAGACAGGCGGGGCGCTTGGGGAGATTAACCGTTCTGTAGATGTGATGGCCGGTACCATAGAGGAGATCAGCGGTGATCTGCAGCAGGTGACCGGAGCGAGTGAGACGATGAGTGAGTTCAGCCAGCTGCAGGCACTCTTGGACGAGCTTGAAGAATCTGTAACAAGATTTCAGGTATAACCATACAGAACTATAACAGCAAACAGCCTCCATGCGCACTTGTCGGAATGCAGGAAAGAGTGCACTGGAGGCTGTTTTATTGTCTTTCATGTTTAATATTGGCGGCTGTAGTCAACCTTATTACGGTTAGGCTCGCCGTCCGCCAGGTAAGATTTCAGATTCTCTGTAAAAATTTCGACGATACGGTCAGCATAGCGGTCTGTCGATCCGGCGCAATGGGGAGTGATAATTACCTTCTCCATGTCCCAAAGCGGGTGGTCCTCAGGAAGCGGCTCCTTCTCAAAAACATCCAGACCGGCACCAGCCAGCCTGCCGCTGTTCAGGGCATCCATCAGGTCCCCGGTATTCGTTGTGGCGCCGCGCCCGATATTGATATAATAAGCCCCTTGCCGGAAAGCTGAGAACATATCAGCATCGAACAGCATGCGGGTCTCATCGGTCAGCGGCAGTGTGTTAATGACAAAGTCACCGTTGCTTACAGCGCCGGACAGCTTGTCGGTCGTGTATACTTCGTCAAAATTGTCATCCGCTTTGCCTGAACGGCTGATTCCAATGGTCTTCATCCGGAACGCCTTGGCAATTCTGGCTGTTTCACTGCCGATGGCACCAGTTCCTGCAATGACAGCCGTCTTGCCGGTCAATTCGCTTTCGCTGCCGTCCGAATGCCAGCGGCGGTTCAGCTGATTGCGCATGGCCGTATGCAGATTCCGGGTAAACATCAGCATAAATCCGAGTATAACGGCAGTAATCGGTTCGGCATGCACGCCGCTCGCATTGGTAAGCAGGATGCCTCGCTCTTCAAGACGCTCAAGCGGCAGCTTCTCTACACCGGCGGACCAGGTCTGCACCCAGCGCAGCGGCGAATCCTGGCGCAGCAGTGTATCGCTGATGCCCTTGGCCCAGCCGATTACAATTTCGGCATCTGCAAGCAGTGCAAGATCCGGGTTCTTGGCATCCCCAAGTGTTATGGTATAATCTGGGGCGGCGGCACGAATAAGGTCCTGCTGTTCGGATGTTAAAGGCTGCAGACAAACAATAGATTTAGTC
Coding sequences:
- a CDS encoding WYL domain-containing protein — protein: MTDRLIRLMRIITLVQAKPGILARELAERCGNSERTIYRDMDALSAMHIPITHLGHGKGYAFIGNFALYPLDLSEEEAAAFSQLGSIMRDIKPLLPPEFEDAYEKIMAAEYKQTAEREEKMESVKTEAWRLWTERSNARTEPSPFLTGILSAMMKQRSILADYYENNYEEKELRIDPYCLVPLENRYYLIGFCHRFGLIRAFHISGFAGVETLNHRFSKELFDLQAFMKQKWSLDQDSLQVEFKVRLSERMMEWIRDDEMMFKPVKIDRERCCLHFKVAVEQDIGFVRWIMGFEEEAELLEPFYYRDMLREQLDKWLMLYK
- the modA gene encoding molybdate ABC transporter substrate-binding protein, which produces MYKKLMAVVVAVLLAAGLSAVPEKQAGAAKKTEIIVSAAASLQDSLDKIALQYEKQHPEIDLVFNYGASGTLQKQIEQGAPADLFFSAGDKQMAALVDKGLISTRTGLLKNQLVLVVPAGSKAEFTTITQLTDKAFKKIAVGQPESVPAGQYAQQALTAKKLWEPLQSKLVFAKDVRQVLSYVETGNVDAGFVYKTDALTSKKVKIALTVGAHVHKAINYPVGLVKGSGHQAEAKAFYNYVQTKAAGEVFTAYGFQLAK
- the modB gene encoding molybdate ABC transporter permease subunit; the encoded protein is MGINWSDFFAPVWLSVKIAVITSILVFILATFAAKLMAGRKFPGYSLVETVMLLPLVLPPTVVGFVLLVILGRRSWIGRLYEQLTEQTILFTWGAAVIAAVVVAFPLVYRTVKAGFEGVEKDLEDAARAQGASELQVLRFVTLPLAGRSLAAGYVLGFARGLGEFGATIMVAGNIPGRTQTVPTAIYVAVDGGDMTMAWMWVCSIIAISAVMLMFVNKRSR
- a CDS encoding helix-turn-helix transcriptional regulator; translation: MPEHENTSYTTEEIARLLKISKLKVYDLIKKGELPSYRVGKQMRVDFSDLEAYKQNSRSGAASAPAAGSGAASSAPPHAPFTLPPATFSTPLHLSQQPAPAAKSAGFNIVITGQDMSLDILATHLERSLPSARPLRSYAGSLDSLIAMYHGESDIVSTHLLDGDTGEYNLPYIRKLLVGFSYIVVHMLARSAGLYVQKGNPKGITGWRDLQQKGLTLINRELGSGARVLLDEQLRLHGIRSAGISGYSREENSHLAVAGVVARGEADVGIGTEKASRIIDGVDFIPLIKERYDLVMIKKPEHDPWVNSVIDILRSPAFKNELSSIHGYDLTDTGRVIFET
- a CDS encoding polysaccharide deacetylase family protein is translated as MKASCRNTALLLISTALVLGTAGTAMSSPNVKNRDYYEQRGEMIWEVHTNQKVIALTFDDGPDPDETGEILDVLQEHNAKCTFFAIGKKIAAYPDVARRVITEGHELANHTYNHVYFKAPVSQQQIQKELELTEQEIFKVSGRHSSLFRPPGGMYDQTLVDVSNSMGLRPVLWSWHQDTRDWNRPGVWNISSKVIRNARNGDIVLFHDYVHGQSQTKEALKIILPELKKKGFKFVTVSELIGLSDRQQVNKDRHLAF
- the dgt gene encoding dGTP triphosphohydrolase — protein: MTLIEKREHRQYPEITRLETSRAAYERDYSRLIHSPTFRRLQGKSQVFGAGTGDYYRTRLTHSLEVAQIAREAAKSLLRSYPEVETGQAENPGLVIDPEVVECAAIAHDFGHPPFGHKGEEVLDSILEQLIAKKTDDEVLKSGAGTVQKQTIHENMKRKYEHFEGNAHNFRLIMFLEKRENIDGLNLSDAVLLGINKYPFPGTVLKKGLYLHEWDYISEIRREWGVPEGKKTLEAQLMDLCDDIAYSAHDLEDGIKAGKIEVHEHFMHDSYIRKLIVEKITTLEDFFWKGWEEGQISIKVEEVLSSFLRVWMEKMPTCENDYSRTRREVKAYWVSTFVASLGVIPDGDWKKVTFIKEGREDEDMLRTVSVLKSFAWVTMIRDLRVQRLQKRSEWILRRLWAAFNDPETSKAIIPSDWLQRFEKDQRSSRPIWTWEHMVIDYIAGMTDAFAEKIYNELYGLKVGSIYDLD